In a genomic window of Candidatus Cloacimonadota bacterium:
- a CDS encoding formylglycine-generating enzyme family protein — MPTRPGLLLAVLLLIIPIMLCGDAYRIPPFENISTTRLPDGSYELCYDLYPRMLDFPGMQDTLKTVLLRVSELGGGVFLNIPSWDCLSGDIGDNLLIGKDKRVIWNAPAESWYKPELDYGLRLMAVEPRYWYPQKSIMDRSHAILRSPAVTPDRLQQLPEPVSTAPQEDKLVYVPGGTFSWQGFSYPIAGFYLSAFEVTQGEYEAVMGRNPAIQFGVGPDHPVYYVSWLDAVVYCNLRSMREGLVPCYSLAEYGTDPRVWPPWWDYLPDAAQANINCDFSASGYRLPKEEEWLHAASGSDATYHAYRDAMLAARDSLGQDTICTQPVGSYAPNDAGIHDMHGNVAEWTWNAFSCLNDQFKGLSTDLDGFYNLHLRNHAVAFRLGQGAYWHMTAHDAFKPYQHELLLGAGHVYDAVGFRVCRSAK, encoded by the coding sequence ATGCCAACTAGGCCAGGATTGCTGCTGGCAGTTCTCCTGCTGATCATCCCGATCATGCTTTGCGGCGATGCATACCGGATTCCCCCCTTCGAGAATATCAGCACCACCAGACTGCCCGACGGCAGTTATGAGCTCTGCTATGACCTTTATCCCCGGATGCTGGACTTCCCGGGGATGCAGGATACACTCAAAACCGTGCTGCTGCGGGTTTCAGAACTGGGCGGCGGGGTTTTTCTGAACATCCCCAGCTGGGATTGCCTGAGCGGGGATATTGGGGACAACCTCCTCATCGGAAAAGATAAAAGAGTCATCTGGAACGCCCCCGCGGAAAGCTGGTACAAGCCGGAGCTCGATTATGGACTGCGTCTGATGGCGGTGGAGCCCAGATACTGGTATCCGCAGAAAAGCATCATGGACCGCTCGCATGCGATTCTACGGTCTCCGGCTGTCACACCGGACCGTCTGCAGCAGCTGCCGGAGCCGGTATCCACTGCTCCACAGGAAGATAAGCTGGTCTACGTTCCCGGGGGAACTTTCAGCTGGCAAGGCTTCAGTTACCCCATTGCCGGGTTTTATTTGTCAGCCTTTGAGGTCACCCAGGGCGAATACGAAGCGGTGATGGGCCGCAACCCCGCCATCCAGTTCGGCGTGGGGCCTGACCACCCTGTCTATTACGTCAGCTGGCTGGACGCCGTGGTTTACTGCAACCTGCGCAGTATGAGGGAGGGCCTGGTTCCCTGTTACAGCCTGGCTGAATACGGAACCGACCCCCGGGTCTGGCCCCCCTGGTGGGATTATCTTCCGGATGCCGCCCAGGCCAACATCAACTGTGATTTTTCGGCCAGTGGCTACCGTCTGCCCAAAGAAGAGGAATGGCTGCATGCCGCCAGCGGCAGCGACGCCACTTATCACGCCTACCGCGATGCCATGCTGGCTGCCAGGGACTCTCTGGGGCAGGACACCATCTGCACACAGCCGGTGGGATCTTACGCTCCCAATGACGCCGGCATTCATGACATGCACGGCAACGTGGCCGAATGGACCTGGAACGCTTTCTCCTGCCTGAACGATCAGTTCAAGGGCCTGAGTACAGACCTGGACGGATTCTACAATCTGCACCTCCGGAATCACGCGGTCGCTTTCCGCTTGGGGCAGGGCGCCTACTGGCACATGACCGCTCATGATGCCTTCAAACCTTACCAGCACGAGCTTTTGTTGGGGGCAGGTCACGTCTACGATGCGGTGGGGTTCCGGGTCTGCAGAAGCGCAAAATAG